From Haloarcula sp. CBA1127, a single genomic window includes:
- a CDS encoding acyl-CoA dehydrogenase family protein: MDLSAEQRAIRDTVREFAVEDIRPKAADADREQSFPEECWDGLADIDITGLTTPAEYGGFDADKPTYALVNEELAYGSLAVATALSVHCLATSCIAQFGSEAVQDDWLPDMADGRPVGAFALSEPQAGSNPREMSTTARRDGDEYVIDGEKQWITNGKRSGVVIVFAKADPDDPDSITQFLVPKDAEGLTVGEKEDKLGLRASDTTPLQFDGVRVPERYQLTEEGKGMAAALSILTTGRVAIAAQAVGLAQSALDEAIDYAKEREQFDQPISEFQTIQHKLADMATNVQAARLLTWNAAQQLERGEDARAAASMAKYFASETAVEVANEAIQIHGGYGYTTDYPVERFYRDAKVTTIYEGTSEIQQNIIAQDLLE, encoded by the coding sequence ATGGACCTCTCCGCTGAGCAGCGAGCCATCCGCGACACCGTTCGAGAGTTCGCCGTCGAGGATATCCGTCCGAAAGCCGCCGATGCCGACCGCGAGCAATCCTTTCCCGAGGAGTGCTGGGATGGGCTCGCGGATATCGACATCACTGGGCTGACGACACCGGCCGAATACGGCGGCTTCGACGCCGACAAGCCGACGTACGCGCTGGTCAACGAGGAACTTGCATACGGGTCGCTCGCGGTCGCGACGGCGCTGTCGGTCCACTGCCTCGCGACCTCGTGTATCGCACAGTTCGGCTCCGAAGCCGTTCAGGACGACTGGCTCCCCGATATGGCCGACGGCCGCCCGGTCGGCGCGTTCGCGCTCTCGGAGCCACAGGCCGGGTCGAACCCGCGGGAGATGTCGACCACCGCCCGGCGCGACGGCGATGAGTACGTCATCGACGGCGAGAAGCAGTGGATTACCAACGGCAAACGGTCGGGCGTCGTCATCGTCTTCGCGAAGGCCGACCCCGACGACCCGGATTCGATAACGCAGTTCTTGGTGCCGAAAGACGCAGAGGGACTCACCGTCGGCGAGAAAGAGGACAAACTCGGCCTCCGCGCGAGCGATACGACACCGCTCCAGTTCGACGGCGTCCGCGTTCCCGAGCGGTACCAGCTGACCGAGGAAGGCAAAGGGATGGCCGCAGCCCTGTCGATTCTGACTACCGGCCGGGTCGCTATCGCTGCCCAGGCTGTCGGACTCGCACAGTCAGCTCTTGACGAGGCCATCGACTACGCTAAGGAACGCGAGCAGTTCGACCAGCCGATCAGCGAGTTCCAGACAATTCAGCATAAACTCGCGGACATGGCGACGAACGTGCAGGCTGCGCGGCTGTTGACGTGGAACGCCGCACAGCAACTGGAGCGCGGCGAGGATGCGAGAGCAGCAGCGAGCATGGCGAAGTACTTCGCGAGCGAGACGGCGGTCGAGGTGGCTAACGAGGCGATTCAGATCCACGGTGGCTACGGCTACACGACTGACTACCCCGTCGAGCGGTTCTACCGCGACGCGAAGGTGACGACCATCTACGAAGGAACCAGCGAAATCCAGCAGAACATCATCGCGCAGGACTTGCTGGAGTAA
- a CDS encoding multiprotein-bridging factor 1 family protein, giving the protein MAKYSTGSGGDSAGGSCELCGSDGGDLQTANVAGATLQVCDSCARDHGENERTTGSDSSRDEQNRKRKAAQNAAKLQDAQQADTSHWEDGADYDDDQLPYLVSKYGERVTEARQDEGLQTSELAEELDLDEADILAVEQGRATQANVGGSTIKALEQYLDIDLVESN; this is encoded by the coding sequence ATGGCCAAATACTCGACCGGCAGTGGTGGCGATAGCGCCGGCGGGAGCTGTGAGCTCTGCGGTAGCGACGGCGGCGACCTCCAGACCGCAAACGTCGCTGGTGCGACCCTCCAAGTGTGTGACAGCTGTGCGCGTGACCACGGGGAAAACGAGCGAACGACAGGCAGTGACAGCTCGCGCGACGAACAGAACCGGAAACGCAAAGCCGCACAGAACGCGGCGAAGCTACAGGACGCACAGCAAGCCGACACCTCCCACTGGGAGGACGGCGCTGACTACGACGATGACCAGCTCCCGTATCTGGTCAGTAAGTACGGCGAGCGCGTAACGGAGGCGCGACAGGACGAGGGACTGCAGACGAGTGAGCTAGCCGAGGAACTCGATCTTGACGAAGCAGATATCCTCGCTGTCGAGCAGGGGCGCGCGACGCAAGCGAACGTCGGCGGCTCGACAATCAAGGCGCTTGAGCAGTACCTCGACATCGACCTCGTCGAGTCCAACTAA
- a CDS encoding cyclin gives MYRASDRIEHDEWLSDIEAASDRLDLGTAARSHAVDLFLSTVPEEDRSKQATMAASVYVGALVAGEERSQSAVAEATDVSRLTIQQRWKDLLETAGLEAPGW, from the coding sequence ATGTACCGCGCCAGCGACCGAATCGAGCACGATGAGTGGCTCTCCGATATCGAGGCGGCATCGGACAGGCTCGACCTCGGGACGGCGGCGCGGTCCCACGCGGTTGACCTGTTCCTTTCGACAGTTCCAGAGGAAGACCGGTCGAAACAGGCGACGATGGCGGCCAGTGTGTACGTCGGTGCGCTGGTCGCCGGTGAGGAGCGGTCCCAGTCGGCCGTTGCGGAGGCGACGGACGTCTCTCGGTTAACGATTCAACAGCGCTGGAAGGACCTGCTGGAGACAGCCGGGCTAGAAGCGCCGGGCTGGTAG
- a CDS encoding phosphopantetheine adenylyltransferase, whose amino-acid sequence MNVALGGTFDPIHDGHRALFERAFELGDVTVGLTSDDLAPKTRHDQRHVRPFSERQSALADELAALAADQGREWQVRELTEPTGIATEPQFDTLVVSPETETGGRRINEIREERGHDPLEIEVVPHVRAEDGDIISSTRIVEGEIDEHGNLTPNRAGRQNIS is encoded by the coding sequence ATGAATGTCGCGCTGGGGGGAACGTTCGACCCGATTCACGACGGACACCGCGCGCTGTTCGAACGCGCATTCGAACTCGGGGACGTGACAGTTGGCCTCACCAGCGACGACCTCGCGCCGAAGACACGCCACGACCAGCGCCACGTTCGCCCGTTCAGCGAACGGCAATCCGCACTCGCCGACGAACTCGCAGCGCTCGCCGCCGATCAGGGGCGCGAGTGGCAGGTCCGAGAGCTCACCGAGCCGACCGGTATCGCCACGGAGCCGCAGTTCGACACACTCGTCGTCTCGCCCGAGACGGAGACCGGCGGCCGCCGTATCAACGAAATCCGCGAGGAGCGAGGCCACGACCCGCTCGAAATCGAAGTCGTCCCGCACGTCCGCGCCGAGGACGGCGACATCATCTCTTCGACCCGGATTGTCGAGGGAGAAATCGACGAACACGGGAACCTCACGCCGAATCGCGCCGGCCGCCAGAACATTTCGTAG
- a CDS encoding winged helix-turn-helix domain-containing protein produces the protein MSADDNNHDDLEDTDDVRDRIEQEADRAVEQFDEGIVDLLAWVLDTETRARIYVHLRQQPESTSEEIAEGTGLYPSTVREALAALTEEEVVTRQKRESDGAGNNPYEYSAIPPSDLVNTIVGDIQSELNTVFNLDDHIGGETTLEPDDEPVTISVEDANDSAADADASDHTGDEGDESEDEDDADV, from the coding sequence ATGTCTGCAGACGACAACAACCACGACGACCTTGAGGACACAGACGATGTCCGGGACCGAATCGAGCAGGAGGCAGACCGCGCGGTCGAGCAGTTCGACGAAGGAATTGTCGACCTGCTGGCGTGGGTCCTCGACACGGAGACGCGGGCGCGGATCTACGTCCACCTGCGACAGCAGCCCGAAAGCACCAGCGAGGAGATAGCCGAAGGGACCGGCCTGTATCCGAGCACTGTCCGCGAAGCCCTGGCCGCGCTCACCGAGGAGGAGGTCGTGACCCGCCAGAAGCGTGAGAGCGACGGCGCGGGCAACAACCCCTACGAGTACAGCGCTATTCCGCCGAGCGACCTCGTCAACACCATCGTCGGTGACATCCAGTCGGAACTGAACACGGTGTTCAACCTCGACGACCACATCGGCGGCGAAACGACACTGGAACCCGACGACGAGCCGGTGACGATTTCGGTCGAAGATGCAAACGATAGCGCGGCCGACGCCGACGCAAGCGACCACACTGGTGACGAAGGAGACGAGTCCGAGGACGAAGACGACGCTGACGTATAA
- a CDS encoding glutamate--cysteine ligase → MDATGSAEHFTRMGTLGIEEEFYVVDEFGRPTSGTDELVYETEPPAVLDGRLDHELFKCVIETQTPRIDDPADAGEYLRSVRDALVDHAEANGFGIAAAGLHPLAKWRELEHAEKPRYKSQLDRIQYPQHRNTTAGLHVHVGVDDADKAVWVANELRWHLPLMLALSANSPYWNGFDTGLQSARGKIFEALPNTGMPTTFDDYDAFETYERRMLETGSIDDRGELWFDVRPHSGHGTVEVRAPDGQADPDRVLAFVEYVHELVVDLAERYEDGESGRRLRREFLDENKWRAIRHGQSAELISRDLSTTHSVEKLVEMESDRLGIDGLWELYDRESGAERQRRLRSEEGVMALADSLRLS, encoded by the coding sequence TACGTCGTCGACGAGTTCGGTCGCCCAACGTCTGGCACGGACGAACTCGTCTACGAGACGGAGCCACCAGCGGTTCTTGACGGGCGGCTTGACCACGAACTGTTCAAGTGCGTTATCGAGACGCAGACGCCGCGTATCGACGACCCGGCCGACGCTGGTGAGTACCTCCGGTCAGTCCGGGACGCGCTGGTCGACCACGCCGAAGCGAACGGGTTCGGTATCGCCGCTGCGGGCCTGCACCCGCTGGCGAAGTGGCGCGAACTCGAACACGCCGAGAAGCCCCGCTATAAGTCACAGCTGGACCGTATTCAGTACCCACAGCACCGCAACACGACTGCGGGACTGCACGTCCACGTCGGCGTTGACGACGCCGACAAGGCCGTCTGGGTGGCAAACGAGCTTCGCTGGCATCTCCCACTGATGCTCGCGTTGTCGGCCAACTCCCCGTACTGGAACGGCTTCGACACCGGGCTGCAGTCCGCCCGCGGGAAGATATTCGAGGCCCTGCCCAACACCGGAATGCCGACAACCTTTGACGATTACGACGCCTTCGAGACCTACGAACGGCGGATGCTTGAAACGGGGAGCATCGACGACCGCGGCGAGCTCTGGTTCGACGTGCGGCCCCACTCCGGCCACGGCACCGTCGAGGTACGTGCCCCGGACGGGCAGGCCGACCCGGACAGAGTGCTGGCCTTCGTTGAGTACGTCCACGAGCTCGTCGTCGACCTCGCCGAGCGCTACGAGGATGGAGAGTCCGGCCGGCGACTCCGACGGGAGTTCCTCGACGAGAACAAGTGGCGCGCGATCCGCCACGGTCAGTCTGCAGAACTGATATCGCGTGACCTCTCGACGACGCACTCGGTCGAGAAACTGGTCGAGATGGAGAGCGACCGGCTGGGTATCGACGGACTGTGGGAGCTGTACGACCGCGAAAGTGGCGCCGAGCGACAGCGCCGGCTTCGGTCAGAGGAGGGCGTCATGGCGCTCGCTGACTCGCTGCGCCTGTCCTGA